A genome region from Camelina sativa cultivar DH55 chromosome 10, Cs, whole genome shotgun sequence includes the following:
- the LOC104717274 gene encoding leucine-rich repeat extensin-like protein 6 — protein sequence MSKKKKENNLKVLCFVLFLGGLIQTDASFGVGGGVGVGIGGGGGVWIGGGYNNGGNRNAVPGSAQNSVAYNALQAWKSAITEDPSGVLKTWVGSDVCSYKGVFCSGQSITSIDLNHANLKGTLVRDIALLSDLNILHLNSNRFSDQIPDSFKNLVSLQELDLSNNILSGPFPLVTLYIPNLVYLDLRFNSFSGLIPEELFNKRLDAILLNNNQFAGEIPRNLGNSPASVINLANNRFSGEIPTSFGLTGSRVKEVLLLNNQLTGCIPESVSMFSEIQVFDVSYNSLMGHVPETISCLSAIEILNLAHNKFSGEVPDLVCSLRSLINLTVSFNFFSGFSSQCYSRISFGFDFVGNCIPGRNSQRPQPDCSGYSGGAMSCFRIPTQPLACAARSVGLKEGNDQYTSSLP from the coding sequence atgtctaagaagaagaaagagaacaacTTAAAGGTTCTCTGTTTCGTCCTGTTTTTGGGTGGTTTGATTCAGACAGATGCTTCTTTTGGAGTAGGAGGCGGTGTTGGAGTCGGAATCGGTGGCGGCGGTGGTGTTTGGATTGGCGGCGGATACAACAACGGTGGTAACCGTAATGCAGTTCCAGGATCAGCTCAAAACAGTGTAGCTTACAATGCACTCCAAGCTTGGAAGTCAGCGATTACAGAGGATCCATCAGGTGTTCTTAAAACATGGGTTGGATCAGATGTTTGTTCTTACAAAGGTGTGTTCTGTTCTGGCCAAAGTATAACCTCCATAGATCTTAACCATGCAAACCTCAAAGGCACACTTGTCAGAGACATAGCTTTGCTCTCGGACCTCAACATCCTCCATCTCAACAGCAACAGATTCTCAGACCAAATCCCAGATTCTTTCAAGAACTTAGTTTCACTTCAAGAACTTGACCTAAGCAACAACATACTCTCAGGTCCTTTCCCTTTAGTCACACTCTACATCCCAAATCTGGTTTACCTCGATCTCCGGTTCAACAGTTTCTCCGGTTTAATCCCTGAAGAGCTTTTCAACAAACGGTTAGACGCGATTCTCCTCAACAACAACCAATTCGCCGGAGAAATCCCAAGGAACCTCGGGAATTCTCCGGCTTCGGTGATCAATCTCGCAAACAACAGATTCTCCGGCGAAATCCCGACGAGTTTTGGCCTCACGGGATCGAGGGTGAAGGAAGTTTTGCTCTTGAATAACCAGTTAACCGGTTGTATACCGGAATCTGTTAGTATGTTCTCTGAGATCCAAGTCTTTGACGTAAGCTACAATTCATTGATGGGTCATGTCCCAGAGACCATCTCTTGCTTGTCGGCGattgaaattttgaatcttgCCCACAATAAATTCTCCGGCGAGGTTCCTGATTTGGTCTGTTCGTTGAGGAGTTTGATTAATCTCACTGTttctttcaacttcttctctgGGTTCAGCTCTCAATGTTATTCCAGGATTAGTTTCGGGTTTGATTTCGTCGGTAATTGTATCCCCGGGAGGAACTCGCAGCGGCCTCAGCCGGATTGTTCTGGTTATTCCGGCGGTGCTATGAGCTGTTTTAGGATTCCGACGCAGCCTTTGGCTTGTGCTGCAAGAAGTGTTGGATTGAAAGAGGGTAACGATCAGTACACTTCATCTCTTCCATAA
- the LOC104717275 gene encoding uncharacterized protein LOC104717275 isoform X2: MNKSNPAGSVTGSDIIDAKIEEHQLCGSKKCPSCGHKLEGKPDWVGLPAGVKFDPTDQELIEHLEAKVLAKDFKSHPLIDEFIPTIEGEDGICYTHPEKLPGVTRDGLSRHFFHRPSKAYTTGTRKRRKIQTECDNNLQGSSSSGETRWHKTGKTRPVMVNGKQKGCKKILVLYTNFGKNRKPEKTNWVMHQYHLGTHEEEKEGELVVSKIFYQTQPRQCNWSSSTSSLNAIGGGGGEASSGGEYHMRRDSGTTSGGSCSSSREIINVNPPNRSDEVGGIGGGVMAIAAAAVAAGLPSYAMDQLSFVPFMKSFDEVARRETPQSGQATCEGVMAEQHRHRHHRHQASASTSHHMANDHHHHHQQHQQQRHHAFNISQPTHPISTIISPSTSLHHASINILDDNPYHVHRILLPNENYQTQQQQRQEGEEEHNDGKMGGRSASGLEELIMGCTSSTTHHDVKDGSSSLGNQQEAEWLKYSTFWSAPDSSDNQDHHG; encoded by the exons ATGAACAAGAGTAATCCTGCTGGTTCGGTGACTGGTTCGGATATAATTGACGCAAAGATCGAAGAACATCAACTTTGTGGATCCAAGAAGTGTCCTAGCTGCGGTCACAAGCTCGAAGGCAAACCT GATTGGGTTGGTTTACCAGCAGGAGTGAAATTTGACCCAACGGATCAAGAACTGATTGAACATTTAGAAGCGAAAGTCTTAGCTAAAGACTTTAAATCTCACCCTCTCATTGACGAATTCATCCCAACCATTGAAGGCGAAGACGGCATTTGCTACACTCATCCTGAGAAACTTCCCG GAGTGACTAGAGATGGTTTAAGCAGACACTTCTTTCATAGACCATCAAAGGCGTACACGACGGGAACAAGAAAGCGAAGAAAGATTCAAACGGAATGTGACAATAATCTGCAAGGAAGTAGTAGCTCGGGTGAGACGAGGTGGCATAAGACCGGTAAGACAAGACCAGTCATGGTAAACGGTAAGCAAAAAGGTTGcaaaaagattttggttttgtatacCAATTTTGGTAAGAACCGAAAACCGGAGAAAACCAATTGGGTAATGCATCAATACCATTTGGGGACAcatgaggaagagaaagaaggagagcTTGTTGTGTCTAAGATCTTTTATCAGACTCAGCCTAGACAATGCAACTGGTCGTCTTCGACATCGAGCTTGAACGCTATAGGCGGCGGAGGCGGTGAAGCAAGTAGCGGCGGAGAATATCATATGAGGAGAGATAGTGGGACTACTAGTGGTGGGAGTTGTTCTTCTTCCAGAGAGATTATTAATGTTAACCCTCCGAATCGATCGGATGAAGTAGGCGGCATTGGTGGTGGCGTTATGGCCATAGCGGCGGCGGCAGTTGCGGCTGGGCTTCCGAGTTATGCAATGGATCAACTAAGCTTTGTTCCGTTTATGAAGAGCTTTGATGAG GTGGCGAGGAGGGAAACTCCTCAGTCCGGGCAGGCTACATGTGAGGGTGTTATGGCAGAACAACATCGCCATCGTCATCATCGTCACCAGGCATCAGCATCAACATCACATCATATGGCTAAtgaccatcaccatcatcatcaacaacaccaacaacaacggCACCATGCATTCAACATAAGCCAGCCTACACATCCAATATCAACCATTATATCTCCATCGACTTCGCTTCACCATGCCTCCATTAATATCCTTGACGATAATCCTTATCATGTTCATCGAATCCTGCTTCCCAATGAAAATTACCAG ACACAACAGCAACAACgtcaagaaggagaagaagaacataatGATGGGAAGATGGGAGGAAGGTCAGCTTCTGGATTGGAGGAACTCATAATGGGCTGCACTTCTTCTACCACTCATCATGATGTAAAAGAT GGGTCATCATCATTGGGGAACCAACAAGAAGCAGAATGGTTGAAGTACTCCACGTTTTGGTCAGCCCCTGACTCTTCTGACAACCAAGATCATCATGGGTAA
- the LOC104717275 gene encoding uncharacterized protein LOC104717275 isoform X1, whose product MNKSNPAGSVTGSDIIDAKIEEHQLCGSKKCPSCGHKLEGKPQDWVGLPAGVKFDPTDQELIEHLEAKVLAKDFKSHPLIDEFIPTIEGEDGICYTHPEKLPGVTRDGLSRHFFHRPSKAYTTGTRKRRKIQTECDNNLQGSSSSGETRWHKTGKTRPVMVNGKQKGCKKILVLYTNFGKNRKPEKTNWVMHQYHLGTHEEEKEGELVVSKIFYQTQPRQCNWSSSTSSLNAIGGGGGEASSGGEYHMRRDSGTTSGGSCSSSREIINVNPPNRSDEVGGIGGGVMAIAAAAVAAGLPSYAMDQLSFVPFMKSFDEVARRETPQSGQATCEGVMAEQHRHRHHRHQASASTSHHMANDHHHHHQQHQQQRHHAFNISQPTHPISTIISPSTSLHHASINILDDNPYHVHRILLPNENYQTQQQQRQEGEEEHNDGKMGGRSASGLEELIMGCTSSTTHHDVKDGSSSLGNQQEAEWLKYSTFWSAPDSSDNQDHHG is encoded by the exons ATGAACAAGAGTAATCCTGCTGGTTCGGTGACTGGTTCGGATATAATTGACGCAAAGATCGAAGAACATCAACTTTGTGGATCCAAGAAGTGTCCTAGCTGCGGTCACAAGCTCGAAGGCAAACCT CAGGATTGGGTTGGTTTACCAGCAGGAGTGAAATTTGACCCAACGGATCAAGAACTGATTGAACATTTAGAAGCGAAAGTCTTAGCTAAAGACTTTAAATCTCACCCTCTCATTGACGAATTCATCCCAACCATTGAAGGCGAAGACGGCATTTGCTACACTCATCCTGAGAAACTTCCCG GAGTGACTAGAGATGGTTTAAGCAGACACTTCTTTCATAGACCATCAAAGGCGTACACGACGGGAACAAGAAAGCGAAGAAAGATTCAAACGGAATGTGACAATAATCTGCAAGGAAGTAGTAGCTCGGGTGAGACGAGGTGGCATAAGACCGGTAAGACAAGACCAGTCATGGTAAACGGTAAGCAAAAAGGTTGcaaaaagattttggttttgtatacCAATTTTGGTAAGAACCGAAAACCGGAGAAAACCAATTGGGTAATGCATCAATACCATTTGGGGACAcatgaggaagagaaagaaggagagcTTGTTGTGTCTAAGATCTTTTATCAGACTCAGCCTAGACAATGCAACTGGTCGTCTTCGACATCGAGCTTGAACGCTATAGGCGGCGGAGGCGGTGAAGCAAGTAGCGGCGGAGAATATCATATGAGGAGAGATAGTGGGACTACTAGTGGTGGGAGTTGTTCTTCTTCCAGAGAGATTATTAATGTTAACCCTCCGAATCGATCGGATGAAGTAGGCGGCATTGGTGGTGGCGTTATGGCCATAGCGGCGGCGGCAGTTGCGGCTGGGCTTCCGAGTTATGCAATGGATCAACTAAGCTTTGTTCCGTTTATGAAGAGCTTTGATGAG GTGGCGAGGAGGGAAACTCCTCAGTCCGGGCAGGCTACATGTGAGGGTGTTATGGCAGAACAACATCGCCATCGTCATCATCGTCACCAGGCATCAGCATCAACATCACATCATATGGCTAAtgaccatcaccatcatcatcaacaacaccaacaacaacggCACCATGCATTCAACATAAGCCAGCCTACACATCCAATATCAACCATTATATCTCCATCGACTTCGCTTCACCATGCCTCCATTAATATCCTTGACGATAATCCTTATCATGTTCATCGAATCCTGCTTCCCAATGAAAATTACCAG ACACAACAGCAACAACgtcaagaaggagaagaagaacataatGATGGGAAGATGGGAGGAAGGTCAGCTTCTGGATTGGAGGAACTCATAATGGGCTGCACTTCTTCTACCACTCATCATGATGTAAAAGAT GGGTCATCATCATTGGGGAACCAACAAGAAGCAGAATGGTTGAAGTACTCCACGTTTTGGTCAGCCCCTGACTCTTCTGACAACCAAGATCATCATGGGTAA
- the LOC104717276 gene encoding ATP-dependent 6-phosphofructokinase 1 isoform X1 — MIIITLSRIFHRCMDYFRFRSSSSGGRSTASETDHHHHQLIPRISRKYRSLSFDSGLRLIASLSNNHQRIESPTRLVMSSSVSNSDRKIVTGSAGYILEDVPHFTDDFPDCPTYPNPLQDNAAYSVVKQYFVDDDDTVPQKIVVHPDSPRGTHFRRAGPRQRVYFESDDVLACIVTCGGLCPGLNTVIREIVCGLSYMYGVKRILGIDGGYRGFYARNTIHLDTNTVNDIHRSGGTILGTSRGGHDTTKIVDSIQDRGINQVYIIGGDGSQKGAAAIFEEIRRRKLKVAVAGIPKTIDNDIPIIDRSFGFDTAVEEAQRAINAAHVEATSFENGIGLVKLMGRYSGFIAMYATLASRDVDCCLIPESPFFLEGPGGLFEFISKRLKESGHMVIVIAEGAGQDLLAESIEESKTLKDASGNKLLQDVGLWISQRIKDHFAKKMTLNLKYIDPTYMIRAVPSNASDNVCCTLLAQSAVHGVMAGYNGFTVGLVNGRHTYIPFYRITEKQNKVVTTDRMWARLLSSTNQPSFMKHDDIDSNQLVGEPGTMKW, encoded by the exons atgataataataacattatctCGGATCTTTCATCGTTGTATGGATTATTTTAGATTCcgatcatcatcttcaggtGGGAGGAGTACGGCTTCTGAAaccgatcatcatcatcatcaattaaTCCCTAGAATCAGTAGGAAATATCGTTCATTGAGCTTTGATTCGGGTCTTCGTCTGATTGCTTCGCTTTCGAATAATCATCAGAGAATTGAGTCTCCGACAAGGTTGGTTATGTCATCTTCTGTCTCAAACTCTGACCGGAAGATCGTTACTGGTTCCGCCGGTTATATCCTTGAAGACGTTCCTCATTTCACCGATGACTTCCCTGATTGCCCT ACATATCCAAATCCGTTACAAGACAATGCTGCTTACTCAGTTGTTAA GCAGtattttgttgatgatgatgacactgTTCCTCAAAAA ATAGTTGTTCATCCTGATAGTCCTAGAGGAACACATTTCCGCCGTGCTGGACCACGTCAAAGG GTTTACTTTGAGTCAGACGATGTTCTTGCTTGCATTGTTACTTGTGGTGGTCTGTGTCCAGGGCTTAATACTGTGATCAGAGAGATAGTTTGTGGTTTATCTTACATGTATGGTGTCAAGAGAATCCTTGGAATTGAT GGAGGTTACAGGGGATTTTACGCGAGAAACACAATTCATTTGGATACAAATACAGTGAATGATATCCATAGAAGCGGAGGAACCATCCTTGGGACTTCAAGAGGCGGTCACGACACCACCAAGATTGTAGATAGTATTCAAGATCGTGGGATTAACCAG GTTTATATAATCGGTGGAGATGGATCACAGAAAGGAGCAGCTGCTATATTCGAG GAAATTAGAAGACGCAAGCTTAAAGTTGCGGTTGCAGGAATCCCAAAAACAATTGACAATGATATTCCT ATTATCGATAGATCATTCGGGTTTGACACAGCTGTAGAAGAGGCTCAACGTGCTATCAATGCTGCCCATGTCGAAGCTACAAGTTTTGAGAACGGTATTGGTCTTGTGAAGTTAATGGGACGGTACAGCG GATTCATTGCAATGTATGCAACTCTAGCAAGCCGAGATGTGGACTGTTGCTTGATCCCGGAATCTCCATTTTTTCTTGAAGGCCCAGGCGGGCTTTTTGAATTTATTAGTAAACGGCTAAAAGAGAGTGGTCACATGGTGATTGTAATTGCAGAAGGTGCGGGACAAGATCTGTTGGCTGAAAGCATAGAAGAGTCAAAAACTCTCAAAGATGCCTCTGGAAACAAACTTCTACAAGACGTTGGCCTATGGATCTCTCAACGGATCAAG GATCATTTTGCCAAGAAGATGACTCTTAACCTCAAATACATAG ATCCCACCTACATGATAAGGGCTGTTCCGAGCAATGCATCAGACAATGTTTGCTGCACTCTATTAGCTCAAAGTGCGGTTCATGGGGTGATGGCTGGTTACAATGGCTTCACTGTTGGCCTTGTCAATGGCAGGCATACTTACATTCCCTTCTAT AGAATCACTGAGAAACAGAATAAGGTGGTTACTACTGACAGAATGTGGGCGAGGCTTTTGTCTTCAACGAATCAGCCAAGTTTCATGAAGCACGACGATATTGACTCGAACCAGTTGGTTGGTGAACCAGGCACCATGAAATGGTAA
- the LOC104717276 gene encoding ATP-dependent 6-phosphofructokinase 1 isoform X2 — protein MSSSVSNSDRKIVTGSAGYILEDVPHFTDDFPDCPTYPNPLQDNAAYSVVKQYFVDDDDTVPQKIVVHPDSPRGTHFRRAGPRQRVYFESDDVLACIVTCGGLCPGLNTVIREIVCGLSYMYGVKRILGIDGGYRGFYARNTIHLDTNTVNDIHRSGGTILGTSRGGHDTTKIVDSIQDRGINQVYIIGGDGSQKGAAAIFEEIRRRKLKVAVAGIPKTIDNDIPIIDRSFGFDTAVEEAQRAINAAHVEATSFENGIGLVKLMGRYSGFIAMYATLASRDVDCCLIPESPFFLEGPGGLFEFISKRLKESGHMVIVIAEGAGQDLLAESIEESKTLKDASGNKLLQDVGLWISQRIKDHFAKKMTLNLKYIDPTYMIRAVPSNASDNVCCTLLAQSAVHGVMAGYNGFTVGLVNGRHTYIPFYRITEKQNKVVTTDRMWARLLSSTNQPSFMKHDDIDSNQLVGEPGTMKW, from the exons ATGTCATCTTCTGTCTCAAACTCTGACCGGAAGATCGTTACTGGTTCCGCCGGTTATATCCTTGAAGACGTTCCTCATTTCACCGATGACTTCCCTGATTGCCCT ACATATCCAAATCCGTTACAAGACAATGCTGCTTACTCAGTTGTTAA GCAGtattttgttgatgatgatgacactgTTCCTCAAAAA ATAGTTGTTCATCCTGATAGTCCTAGAGGAACACATTTCCGCCGTGCTGGACCACGTCAAAGG GTTTACTTTGAGTCAGACGATGTTCTTGCTTGCATTGTTACTTGTGGTGGTCTGTGTCCAGGGCTTAATACTGTGATCAGAGAGATAGTTTGTGGTTTATCTTACATGTATGGTGTCAAGAGAATCCTTGGAATTGAT GGAGGTTACAGGGGATTTTACGCGAGAAACACAATTCATTTGGATACAAATACAGTGAATGATATCCATAGAAGCGGAGGAACCATCCTTGGGACTTCAAGAGGCGGTCACGACACCACCAAGATTGTAGATAGTATTCAAGATCGTGGGATTAACCAG GTTTATATAATCGGTGGAGATGGATCACAGAAAGGAGCAGCTGCTATATTCGAG GAAATTAGAAGACGCAAGCTTAAAGTTGCGGTTGCAGGAATCCCAAAAACAATTGACAATGATATTCCT ATTATCGATAGATCATTCGGGTTTGACACAGCTGTAGAAGAGGCTCAACGTGCTATCAATGCTGCCCATGTCGAAGCTACAAGTTTTGAGAACGGTATTGGTCTTGTGAAGTTAATGGGACGGTACAGCG GATTCATTGCAATGTATGCAACTCTAGCAAGCCGAGATGTGGACTGTTGCTTGATCCCGGAATCTCCATTTTTTCTTGAAGGCCCAGGCGGGCTTTTTGAATTTATTAGTAAACGGCTAAAAGAGAGTGGTCACATGGTGATTGTAATTGCAGAAGGTGCGGGACAAGATCTGTTGGCTGAAAGCATAGAAGAGTCAAAAACTCTCAAAGATGCCTCTGGAAACAAACTTCTACAAGACGTTGGCCTATGGATCTCTCAACGGATCAAG GATCATTTTGCCAAGAAGATGACTCTTAACCTCAAATACATAG ATCCCACCTACATGATAAGGGCTGTTCCGAGCAATGCATCAGACAATGTTTGCTGCACTCTATTAGCTCAAAGTGCGGTTCATGGGGTGATGGCTGGTTACAATGGCTTCACTGTTGGCCTTGTCAATGGCAGGCATACTTACATTCCCTTCTAT AGAATCACTGAGAAACAGAATAAGGTGGTTACTACTGACAGAATGTGGGCGAGGCTTTTGTCTTCAACGAATCAGCCAAGTTTCATGAAGCACGACGATATTGACTCGAACCAGTTGGTTGGTGAACCAGGCACCATGAAATGGTAA
- the LOC104717277 gene encoding gamma-glutamyltranspeptidase 3, which yields MSQETIADLLLGIHDHETAVGEKKEMKKQSIVLKVALLLVLILVGVSGFNFSDNVKILLPRQVIDDGHSVSHGTVSDVVESENGIVAADDGRCSEIGASVLRRGGHAVDAAVATTLCVGVVNPMSSGIGGGAFLIVSSQEDSKAEAFDMRETAPLAASKDMYKNDVTAKSVGALSMGVPGEIAGLYEAWKRYGRLPWKPLFEPAIELARGGFVVHPYLGRAIASHASKILKDPGLRSVFSRNGQVLKPGETCYNPELARSLETISEQGPGAFYNGTVGEKLVNDVKNAGGIITMDDLRSYKVRVTDAMSVNVMGYTVHGMPPPSSGTVGFAMVMNILDSYSNLYTASGRDLGLHRLVEAMKHMFAARMDLGDPEFVNITNAMDQMLSKPHADEIRKRIFDNTTFPPEYYMNRWSQLRDQGTSHFCIVDADRNTVSMTTTVNYAFGAKVLSPATGIVLNNEMDDFSAPTEITTDMLPPAPTNFIEPNKRPLSSMTPLIVTKDGELVAALGGAGGMNIIAGVLQVFLNCFVLNMKPSEAVESARVYHRLIPNVLQYENFTAISGDYIGLTEDTKMFLTERGHEFEAVSGKAIVQLIVQSFKKDEEEDMFIEIGRKFGKKTKPLKGLLTAVSDPRKDGKPAAA from the exons ATGAGTCAAGAAACCATCGCCGATCTTCTTCTGGGTATCCACGACCATGAAACAGCTGTcggagagaagaaggagatgaagaaacagagtatagTTCTAAAGGTTGCTCTTTTACTGGTTCTGATTCTTGTCGGAGTTTCAG GTTTTAACTTTAGTGACAACGTTAAGATTTTGTTGCCAAGACAAGTAATTGATGATGGTCATAGTGTTAGTCATGGAACCGTTAGTGACGTGGTTGAATCGGAGAATGGCATTGTGGCCGCTGACGACGGTCGTTGCTCTGAGATTGGTGCCTCTGTTCTTAGAAGAGGTGGACACGCCGTGGACGCAGCCGTGGCTACTACTTTATGTGTAGGTGTTGTTAATCCAATGTCTAGTGGTATTGGTGGTGGAGCTTTCTTGATCGTTAGCTCGCAGGAAGATTCCAAAGCTGAGGCTTTTGACATGAGAGAAACTGCTCCTTTAGCTGCTTCTAAG GATATGTATAAGAATGATGTCACTGCGAAGTCCGTTGGCGCTTTGTCCATGGGAGTCCCAGGAGAGATAGCTGGACTTTACGAGGCTTGGAAACGGTATGGTCGTCTCCCGTGGAAACCGCTTTTCGAGCCGGCGATTGAGTTGGCCAGAGGCGGTTTCGTGGTGCATCCATATCTCGGACGGGCTATAGCAAGCCACGCTTCCAAGATACTTAAAGACCCCGGGTTGCGGAGTGTCTTCTCACGTAACGGACAGGTTTTGAAACCTGGTGAGACTTGCTATAACCCAGAACTAGCTCGGAGTCTTGAGACTATTTCCGAGCAAGGACCGGGAGCGTTCTACAACGGGACAGTAGGTGAGAAGCTTGTTAACGATGTGAAAAACGCTGGAGGGATCATAACGATGGATGATCTAAGAAGTTATAAAGTCAGAGTTACGGATGCAATGTCAGTGAATGTTATGGGTTATACGGTTCATGGAATGCCGCCTCCTTCGAGCGGTACAGTCGGTTTTGCGATGGTTATGAATATCTTGGATAGTTACTCGAACCTTTACACTGCTTCGGGAAGAGATCTCGGGCTACACCGTTTGGTAGAAGCAATGAAGCATATGTTTGCAGCTCGTATGGATCTTGGAGACCCTGAGTTCGTTAACATTACAAACGCTATGGACCAAATGCTCTCAAAGCCTCACGCGGATGAAATCCGAAAGAGGATTTTTGACAACACGACATTCCCACCCGAGTACTATATGAACCGGTGGAGCCAACTAAGGGACCAAGGGACGAGTCATTTCTGCATTGTGGATGCAGATCGAAACACAGTGTCGATGACTACAACCGTGAATTACGCTTTTGGTGCCAAGGTTTTATCACCTGCCACTGGTATTGTGCTAAACAACGAGATGGATGATTTCTCGGCACCTACAGAGATCACTACCGACATGCTTCCTCCAGCTCCTACAAATTTCattgaaccaaacaaaagaCCATTATCTTCCATGACACCTCTCATAGTCACCAAG GATGGTGAGTTGGTGGCAGCGCTTGGAGGAGCTGGCGGAATGAATATAATTGCAGGGGTGCTTCAAGTGTTCCTTAATTGCTTTGTGTTGAATATGAAACCTTCAGAAGCCGTAGAAAGTGCAAGAGTTTACCATAGG ttgATACCGAATGTTCTTCAATATGAGAACTTCACGGCGATCAGTGGCGATTACATAGGGCTTACAGAAGATACCAAGATGTTTTTAACAGAGAGAGGACATGAATTCGAGGCGGTCTCAGGTAAAGCTATTGTTCAACTTATTGTTCAGAGTTTCaagaaagacgaagaagaagatatgtttaTTGAAATTGGAAGGAAATTTGGAAAGAAAACGAAACCATTAAAGGGCTTACTCACTGCAGTTAGTGATCCTCGAAAAGATGGGAAACCAGCTGCAGCTTGA
- the LOC104717278 gene encoding zinc finger CCCH domain-containing protein 49-like has translation MMIGETRRTYPTVEIPPWPASEDFTSADLFSPAMNSPDCSMLEALAALQRYLPSNETDPDSDPDLLGPDSPIDAYSCDHFRMYDFKVRRCARGRSHDWTECPYAHPGEKARRRDPRKYHYSGTACPDFRKGGCKKGDSCEFAHGVFECWLHPARYRTQPCKDGGGCRRRVCFFAHSPDQLRYLPNRSPDRVDSFDVSSPIRARAFQLSISPGSGSPPMSPRADSESSPMAQSLSRSLGSCSINDVVPSFRSLQFNKVKSFPHNNPLFGFGSPRGSILGPGFQSLPTTPTRPGNLDIWEYGLEEEPVMERVVESGRELREKMREKLHKENCMDRVDTDPDQNSGDAPDVGWVSDLLM, from the coding sequence atgatgatcggAGAAACTCGTCGGACTTATCCTACTGTTGAGATACCTCCATGGCCAGCTTCTGAAGATTTTACGTCGGCGGATTTGTTCTCTCCGGCGATGAACAGTCCAGATTGTAGCATGCTTGAAGCTTTGGCGGCGTTACAGCGTTACTTGCCGTCTAACGAGACGGATCCGGATTCTGACCCGGATCTATTGGGTCCGGATTCGCCTATCGATGCTTACTCTTGCGACCATTTCCGTATGTACGATTTCAAAGTCAGGAGGTGTGCTCGTGGCCGGAGCCATGACTGGACGGAGTGTCCGTACGCTCATCCCGGTGAAAAAGCTCGTCGGAGAGATCCGAGGAAGTACCATTACTCCGGCACGGCTTGTCCTGATTTTCGTAAAGGCGGCTGCAAGAAAGGCGACTCTTGCGAGTTCGCTCATGGTGTTTTCGAGTGTTGGCTTCATCCAGCTCGTTACCGTACTCAGCCGTGTAAAGACGGCGGTGGCTGTCGCCGGagggtttgtttctttgctcattCGCCGGATCAGCTTAGGTATTTGCCAAACCGTAGCCCCGATCGGGTTGATTCGTTCGACGTTTCGTCTCCGATTCGTGCTAGAGCGTTTCAGCTCTCGATCTCTCCTGGCTCTGGCTCGCCGCCGATGAGTCCAAGAGCCGACTCGGAGTCTTCTCCGATGGCTCAGTCGCTGAGTCGCTCACTCGGGTCTTGTTCTATAAACGACGTCGTCCCGTCGTTTAGGAGCTTACAGTTCAATAAGGTGAAGTCGTTTCCTCACAACAATCCATTATTCGGATTCGGGTCGCCACGTGGATCAATCTTGGGTCCTGGGTTTCAGAGTCTTCCCACTACCCCGACCCGACCCGGGAATCTGGATATATGGGAGTATGGGCTAGAGGAAGAGCCCGTAATGGAGCGGGTCGTCGAGTCGGGTCGTGAGCTAAGAGAAAAGATGCGCGAGAAACTACACAAGGAGAATTGCATGGATCGGGTTGACACGGATCCGGATCAGAATTCGGGTGATGCTCCTGATGTCGGGTGGGTATCTGACCTGCTGATGTAG